The Streptomyces sp. NBC_01439 genome contains the following window.
ACGAGGCCCTGCGCATCGTCCTCGAAGCCCTCGGCACGGAGGGCGGCCGCCCCGAGCTGGCGCTGCCGGGCCTCGGCGGCCTGTTCTCCGACACCGAGACGGATGCTCCGCTGGGCGGCCTGAAGCTGTCCAACGAGTCGCTGCTCTCCGCGATCCGCCACCTCGCCCAGGTCCGCGACCAGGGCGCGCGGCGCTGGCGGCCCGTGGACTACCGGCACCTGGACGCCGAGGAACTGGGCTCGGTCTACGAGTCCCTGCTGGAGCTGGAGCCGAAGCATTCGGCGACGGACCGAAGCTTCGAGCTGGTGGAGGTGGCTGGCAACACCCGCAAGACGACGGGCAGTTACTACACCCCGTCCTCCCTCATCGAGTGCCTGCTCGACACCACCCTCGACCCGGTGATAGACGACGCGGTCAAGCGGGGCGAACAGCGCGCCACCACCGCCGGCCACCCCGACCCGGCCGACGACATCGTGGCCGAGCTGCTGTCCCTGACGGTCTGCGACCCGGCATGCGGCTCCGGCCACTTCCTGGTGGCGTCGGCCCGACGCATCGCCAAGCGGGTGGCTTCGGTGCGCGAACGCAACCCGGAGCCGACGGACGACGCCGTACGGCATGCGCTCCGCGAGGTCGTCGCCCGCTGCATCTACGGCGTCGACCTCAACCCGATGGCCGTGGAGCTGGCGAAGGTTTCACTGTGGCTGGAGGGGATGGAGCCGGGCAAGGCGCTCGGTTTCCTCGACGCCCACGTCAAGCACGGCAACGGCCTGATCGGTGCGACCCCGAAGCTGCTCGGAGAAGGCATCCCCGACGACGCCTTCAAGCCGCTTGAGGGCGACGACCGCAAGTACGCGTCTGCCCTCGTCAAGCGGAACAAGGCCCAGCGGGGCGGCCAGGACGAGCTCCTCTTCGACACAGAACCCTTGCCGGGCAACGAGCGGTATGCCGTTGAGCTGGCCCGCATCACCGCCGCCCCTGCCGAGTCGCTGGAGGAGGTACACGCCCAGGAGTCCGCCTACCGTGCGTACACGGAGTCGGCTGCGTACGTGCACGATCTGCACGCTGCCGATGCGTGGTGCGCGGCGTTCGTGTGGCCCAAGCACGAGGGGGCGCCGGAGGCTCCGACGGACCAGGTGTTTCGGGCACTGCGGGGGCGGGATCAGACCGCGGTGTCGGACGGCACCCACGCCGAGGTCCTGCGGCTGCGGGATCAGTACAGCTTCTTCCACTGGCATCTGGAGTTCCCGGAAGTCTTCTCCGTCCCGGAGTCGGGCGCCGGTGTCCAACCGGGTACGGGCTGGGCCGGCGGGTTCAGCGCGGTGGTGGGGAACCCGCCGTGGGACAGCGTGAACTTCCCCGAGACCGAATTCTTCGCCGTACGCGCACCGGACATCGCGGCGACCAACAACACGGCGGCCAGGAAAAGGAAGATCCAAGCTCTCAGCGAAGACCCGGACACAGTTCAGCTCTACAACGACTATCAAGCCGCCAAGCGACAGGTGTACGGCGAGAGTCACTTCCTTCGCATCTCCGGCCGCTATCTCTTGACCGGCCAGGGAAATCTCAATGTCTATGCCCTGTTCGCCGAGAACGACCGCGTGCTGACATCAGCTCGTGGCCGCACGGGCGTGATCGTTCCAACTGGTGTCGCAACAGACAGTCGAACTCAGTACTTCTTCAAGGACCTCATCACCAAGGGCCACCTGGCAGCCCTCTACGGCTTCGAGAACGAGGAGAAAATCTTCCCTGGGGTTGACCACCGCGTGAACTTTGCCCTGTTCTGCATGGCGGGCTCCGGATCCCCCGAGGCACCAGTATCGATCGCTTTCGGAGTTCGTCAGACCACGCAGATCCAGGAGCGTTCATACCTCCTGACGGGACGCGACATCCAGCTCCTCAACCCGAACACCGGTACCTGCCCCGTCTTCCGCAACCGGCGCGACGCGGAAATCACCCTCAGAATCTACCGCCGTGTCCCCATCCTCGTCGACGAGACGAAGACGACCGACGGCAACCCATGGGGCGTCTCGTTCATGCGCATGTTCGACCTGTCGCACGACTCCCACCTCTTCTGCCCCGATGTCCAGAACGGCGAGACCTTCGACGACCTCCTCAAGGACGGCTGGCGCCTTGACGGCAACGTTCTGGTGCGAGGTGAGGAGCGCATGCTCCCCCTGTACGAAGCAAAGATGCTGCACCACTATGACCATCGCTTCTCCACCTACGAGGGCGCAACCGAGAACCAACTCGCCGTCGGCACCCTCCCCCGTTTTACCCAGGAACAGCACCAGAATGCCGCCGCCGTCCCCACGGCCCGCTACTGGGTAGCGGAAGGCGAAATTCCCACGGGAAAGTTCGCAAAGAACGACACGGAGATCACGGCCCTGGGCGTACGCGGCCGATTGGCCGAGAAGGGCTGGACTCGCGACTGGGTCCTGGGCTGGCGCGACATCACGAACAAGGGCAACGAGCGCACTATGATCGCATCCCTAGCCCCTGCCCATGGCTTCGGAAACTCCTTCTTCTTGGCGCTCCCTGCCCGGCCGCGACAGGCTCCGCTCCTCGCAACCGTCTGGTCGTCCCTGGCCTGTGACTACGCTGTCCGTCAGAAGGTCGGTGGCACGCACCTCACCTACGGCTACGTCCAGCAGATGCCGGTCCCCACTCCCGACCAGCTCGCACCGCACACGGAATTCATCAACCCACGCGTACTTGAACTGGCCTACACCAGCGACGACATGGTGGGGTTCGCCCGCGATCTCGGCGACACCAGCGCACCCTTCCGCTGGGATCCGGACCGCCGCGCCGTGATCCGCGCCGAGCTGGACGCCCTGTTCTTCCACCTCTACGGCATCACTCGCGACGACACCGCCTACATCCTGGACACCTTCAACGTCACCCGCGACAACGACATGAAGGCGCACGGCGAGTACCGCACCAAGAATCTGATCCTCGCCGAGTACGACCGGATGGCCACAGACGGCCTGCCCGACTACCGGTCCACGCTCACCCCGCCCCCCGGCCAGGGCCCCCGCCACGCCTGATCCGCACCTGGGGTGACCGCGTCTGCGCTCACCCCAGGGAGCGCCGCCCGCTCGACCTCGAATATCGGCCCCCGCGCACCCCGCCGTCACCCTCGAAATGGAGAACCTCATTGAGCATTCACACGGCCCCACCCTCGATGAGCACGTACGAGGAGCAGGTCTGGAAGGCCCTCAACGAACACTGGGAGCGCCGCAACAACCGCCGTGGTCTGCCGAAATGGGCGACCAACGCCCTCGACCGCACCGGGGAGGTCGCGGGAAACGCAGGGCGTCGGGTCAAGGAGGCCGTGCCGGAAGCGGTCAAGGAGCCCATACGTCGCGCGGGTGACGCGATCGCCGATGCGGCCCTGCGACCGGCGGTCGCGGGCGCGACGGCGCTGCTCGACCTGGTCAACGACTGGGCGTTGGAGCTCAACGACCCGAAGAGCGTCGAGAAGATCGCCCGAAAGCAAGGGCTCGAGATCGACAGCTACGCCGATCTGCGGGAGCAGGACCTCAAGGTCTGCGACCGGCTGCTGGGCGCCAACACCATGAAGTGGCGGACCGCCGGCGCGTTCGAGGGGGGCGCCATGGGCGCCCTGGCCATGGTCCCCGTCGCCGGTATCCCCGCCGCGATGACGGCGGACATCCTCGTCATCCAGGTCCTGAGCGCGTCGATAGCCGCGCGAATCGCGTACTCCTACGGCTACGACGCCAAGGACCCCGATGAGCAGCTCTTCATCCAGCGCCTGGTGCACCAGTCCTTCAAAGCGCAGGTGGCCAAGGCCGAGCCGCTGCACAAGACCGCGCAGGCGGCGCAGGCCCTCAAGGGGCGCGTGAGGTTTTCGGACAAGCTCCGTCACGACCACAAACTGGTGGCCGCTCTTGAAAAGTTGATGCAGCACCTGAGCCCGGCGGGCTCCAAGGTGTCGGTCAAAACCGTGGCCAAGGTCGTGCCGTTCGTCGGCATCCTCATCAGCGCCGGCCTGAACTCCGCAGTCCTCGGCCGCGTGGCCTCCGAGGCCCAGCGGTACTGCCAGACCCGCTTCCTGTGCGAAAAGTACGGACTGCCGCTGCCGGCCGCACTGGCGGCCGATCCGGACGACGACCTCGAGACCGACTTCGCGTAGAGACCACACTCCCCCTGAACGCGAGACGGTGTGCCGCCGTCGCAGACGGCACGCCGTTCGTTCAGCTATCCGCCACGAACCTCACGAAGGGCGCCCACTCCTCGCGCGTCACGGCGAAGGGCGGGCGAGCCAGATCCTTGGAGTCCCGTACGTGAACAGCGTCTTCGGCGATCGCGATCTCCACGCAGCTCAGGACCTGCGAGCGCAGTGTTTCACAGCGATGGCAGAGCACACTCACTTGTTTCGGTCCGAGATGAGCCGCCCGTTCTCCTGTCCCTCGGAGTAGCCGAGTCGCCGCCCCTCACGGGTCTCCAGGACCGGCACCGGTCCGTCCAGGCACGCGTGCAACCCCGCCCCCAACGGCACCACCTGAAGCGTCACATTGCGCGGAGCGGTCCGTTCCAGCACGTGGTCGACCAAGCCCCACATTGTTTCCGCGTCACCGAACCGACACCGGAACACGTGCTCCTCCACAATGAAGCCGAACGGCACCGTGGGCCGCTCCCGCATCATCCACTGCCGCTCCATCCGGGCCGTGAGCTGGTCCTCCAGCTCGTCGTCGGTCCACAGCGGGATCGTGCCCTCGAACACCGCCCCCGCATACGCCTCCGACTGCAACAACCCCGGAACCAGCCGGCACTCGTACGTGCACAAGCTCACCGCCTCCCGTTCCAGCCGGGCCCACCGCCGGAACCAGGCGGCGAGGCCGACCTCACCGCGGCTGAGGTGGCGGGCGGCCCGCCGCAGCGCGCCGGTGTTGCCGAGTGCCTCCTCCGCACGCTCGATGAACGCCTCGTCCGGCATGCGGCGGCCCAGTTCGATGGACTCGACGGTGTGTTTGGAGTACCGGACGAGGGCGGCGAGCTCCGCCCGACTCAGGCCCGCATGCTCGCCGAGGGCCTGGACGAACCGCGCCGAACGTGCGCAAGCTGTCCGACGGGTGGGGTTCCCGCTCCCAGTCCCCTGCCGGTACCGTCCGGGTTCCGCCGGCGCCCGCCACCATCTCCTCTTCTGCGTTGTCCATCCGCCGCCCCTTTCTCCGCGCTGCCCGACTTCACGACTCAGCGTGACGGCTCGCCCCCGGCAGCTACGGGCCGCCACTCTGGCGCCATGGATAACTCCACCCCCAACTCGGCCTATCTGCGCACGGCTTCACCCAGCTCCTGTCGTCCACTCGTCGAGGCGCCCGGCTCGCCCGACTGCTCACCGTCTCGTCGCTGCGGCCCTGGGATGCACCGCAGGACCTCACGGAGCGTGCCGAACTGGTCGTCGCGGAGCTGGCCGCCAACGCCGTCGTCCACGGCCGCGTGCCCGGCCGCGACTTCCGGCTCGCGCTCCAGTTCCACCCGACGGCCGAAGTGCTCCGCGTGGACGTGACCGACGCACGCGGGGAGCGGCTTCCCCGACTCCCCCGCCCTCACGACGAGGACACCCCACCCCTCGCGCTGCACACCGGCGGGTACGGTCTCGCGCTGCTCGCCGCGCTCGCCGACGATGCCAGTCACCCTCACAGGTGGAATCACGCCAAGATCGCCCGATGTGCAGGGAAGTGCGTTGACGTCGCCAACACACCTCCCTACGGTGGTTCTTGTTACGTGGGGGATCCAGGGGGCGGCAGCGCATGCAGGCGGACGAGACCGGTGGACCTGGCCGGGTCGTCACTGCCGAGTCCCTGTTGGACGCCGCCGTACAGGCTTTCCTGCAAGCCGAGTTCAACATCGTGCAACCGATTCTGCAGCGACTGCGACACGAGTTCGGCGTACCTGACATCGGGCCCGCCGCCGTTCGCCACGACACGCTCC
Protein-coding sequences here:
- a CDS encoding Eco57I restriction-modification methylase domain-containing protein, producing the protein MSAATRTALAFTAVAPVGGLLPSDMLLRIAEARNLPGTKSADYGLPASVPVRLEAERAWEYLKPLWRDLRAALPPHPETGAPAADPTGRAGTDWLAQLFRKLDFGALTEVGAEGIAADSDPDKRFPVSHRHGPALIHQVPWNQDLDKRPAPGQVPAQSMVQDCLNRTEAHLWAVVTNGRRLRLLRDSSSFSTAAYVDVDLEALFDGELFSEFVLLYSLLHASRFTVPEGTSAAGCWLEKWRAEAVTSGTRALDQLRLGVQNALTVLGTGFLRHPDNAALRENTDPRALRDALLRLVYRLLFVFVAEDRGALLDPEAGEGARDAYERYFSSARLRERARRRQGTAHGDQYEALRIVLEALGTEGGRPELALPGLGGLFSDTETDAPLGGLKLSNESLLSAIRHLAQVRDQGARRWRPVDYRHLDAEELGSVYESLLELEPKHSATDRSFELVEVAGNTRKTTGSYYTPSSLIECLLDTTLDPVIDDAVKRGEQRATTAGHPDPADDIVAELLSLTVCDPACGSGHFLVASARRIAKRVASVRERNPEPTDDAVRHALREVVARCIYGVDLNPMAVELAKVSLWLEGMEPGKALGFLDAHVKHGNGLIGATPKLLGEGIPDDAFKPLEGDDRKYASALVKRNKAQRGGQDELLFDTEPLPGNERYAVELARITAAPAESLEEVHAQESAYRAYTESAAYVHDLHAADAWCAAFVWPKHEGAPEAPTDQVFRALRGRDQTAVSDGTHAEVLRLRDQYSFFHWHLEFPEVFSVPESGAGVQPGTGWAGGFSAVVGNPPWDSVNFPETEFFAVRAPDIAATNNTAARKRKIQALSEDPDTVQLYNDYQAAKRQVYGESHFLRISGRYLLTGQGNLNVYALFAENDRVLTSARGRTGVIVPTGVATDSRTQYFFKDLITKGHLAALYGFENEEKIFPGVDHRVNFALFCMAGSGSPEAPVSIAFGVRQTTQIQERSYLLTGRDIQLLNPNTGTCPVFRNRRDAEITLRIYRRVPILVDETKTTDGNPWGVSFMRMFDLSHDSHLFCPDVQNGETFDDLLKDGWRLDGNVLVRGEERMLPLYEAKMLHHYDHRFSTYEGATENQLAVGTLPRFTQEQHQNAAAVPTARYWVAEGEIPTGKFAKNDTEITALGVRGRLAEKGWTRDWVLGWRDITNKGNERTMIASLAPAHGFGNSFFLALPARPRQAPLLATVWSSLACDYAVRQKVGGTHLTYGYVQQMPVPTPDQLAPHTEFINPRVLELAYTSDDMVGFARDLGDTSAPFRWDPDRRAVIRAELDALFFHLYGITRDDTAYILDTFNVTRDNDMKAHGEYRTKNLILAEYDRMATDGLPDYRSTLTPPPGQGPRHA
- a CDS encoding EcsC family protein, producing the protein MSIHTAPPSMSTYEEQVWKALNEHWERRNNRRGLPKWATNALDRTGEVAGNAGRRVKEAVPEAVKEPIRRAGDAIADAALRPAVAGATALLDLVNDWALELNDPKSVEKIARKQGLEIDSYADLREQDLKVCDRLLGANTMKWRTAGAFEGGAMGALAMVPVAGIPAAMTADILVIQVLSASIAARIAYSYGYDAKDPDEQLFIQRLVHQSFKAQVAKAEPLHKTAQAAQALKGRVRFSDKLRHDHKLVAALEKLMQHLSPAGSKVSVKTVAKVVPFVGILISAGLNSAVLGRVASEAQRYCQTRFLCEKYGLPLPAALAADPDDDLETDFA
- a CDS encoding DUF397 domain-containing protein, translated to MEIAIAEDAVHVRDSKDLARPPFAVTREEWAPFVRFVADS